The nucleotide window GCGGCCCACCTACCTGTACAACAATGACCGCATCGACATGGACTACCACCTGCTGAAAACGCTGGAGACGCTGATTCCGCCGGACAAACCGTATTTTTCGGATTATTTCTGATTTTCGGGAGCAGGATTCGCGGGTTGACACATCTGTGGACAGATGGCAGTTGTACGCCGTTCCGTGGATGCATTGTTCTGTTCTTTTGGGTTTCCGCAGGCCGTGCCTTTTTATCCGAGCCCACGCAGAGGAGTATTGGATATGGCATGGTTTGCATTGAGTTTGGCCGTGGTGACCGAGATTTTGTGGGCGCTCAGCCTCAAGTGGGCTTCTTCGCTGGGCAACTGGCAGGCCGCGGCAGTGCCCATTGTGCTGAGCTTTGTGAATATGGGCCTGCTGGCGCTGGCCATGCGCGGGCTACCGGCGGGGATGACCTATGCCCTCTGGACAGGCGCTGGCACGGTGGGCGTGGTTCTGGGCGGGGCGCTTTTTTTCGGCGACAAGGTTTCGCTGCCCCAGCTGTTTTTCATCGCCCTGATTATCATTGGCAGCGTCGGGACAAAGTTTTTTTCATCCCAGGCATAGGACGTTTTGTCTGCCGCGCCGCGTGATCGGCGAGCTGAAGCATGGTTGCTGGTACGCACAGAGCATGGAACATAGAAAGGCGGGGTTGTCCCCGCCTTTTGTGTCTCTTGGTATAGCGATCTAATGCAATTACTTGGCTACTTATCCTGCCCGCAGCACTTTTTGTACTTTTTGCCGCTGCCGCAGGGGCAAAGGTCATTGCGGCCAATACGCGGCGCGGCCTTGGCGGGCTTCTTGGGGTCTTCCGAAATGCTGCCGCCGCTGGAGTAAGAAAGCTGCGAGTTGCTTTCCTTATGGCGGTATTCCCGCGACACGGGGGAATGCTGCATCTCTTGGACCGGCGCTTCCACTTCCTGCTGCTCGGGTTCGGCGGGGATAGGCTCAATCTGTACACGGATGCGCGTAAGGGCGCGGAACACGCTTTCGCGAATCTGGAACAGCATGGCCTGGAACATTTCAAAGCCTTCGCGCTTGTATTCCAGCTTGGGATCGCGCTGGCCGTAGCCGCGCAGACCTATGCCGTCGCGCAGGGCGTCCATGTTGCGCAAATGTTCTTTCCAGCAGCGGTCAAGCTCTTCCAGCAGGAAGTAACGAAGAATGTCGGCATAGGTGGGGCCGGTTTCCGCCCTGAGCTTGTCAAGAATGCCCTGTGCCATAACCTCGGTTTCTTCGCGCTCGGGCAGGCGCGCGCCTTCTTCAAGCACCCTGTCGAGGTTGAAGACCTCGCGCAGACGCGCCAGAGCTGCGGCGCGTGCTTCGTCCTGGCCGTCCACAGGCAGGGATGCCAGCGGGCTGTACACGTCATCCAGCACATCACTCATGAATTCCTGCAAAACAGGCTCAAGGTTTTCCTCAACCATGAGCTCGCGGCGCAGGGTGTAGATAACTTCGCGTTGCTGGTTCATGACGTTGTCATAATCGAGCAGGGTTTTGCGTATTTCAAAGTGGTGGGCTTCCACACGCTTTTGCGCGCCTTCCACCGCGCGGGTA belongs to Desulfovibrio desulfuricans DSM 642 and includes:
- a CDS encoding DMT family transporter, translating into MAWFALSLAVVTEILWALSLKWASSLGNWQAAAVPIVLSFVNMGLLALAMRGLPAGMTYALWTGAGTVGVVLGGALFFGDKVSLPQLFFIALIIIGSVGTKFFSSQA